The Rattus rattus isolate New Zealand chromosome 1, Rrattus_CSIRO_v1, whole genome shotgun sequence genome includes a region encoding these proteins:
- the Cenpm gene encoding centromere protein M, translating to MSVLRPMDKLPDLNRATILLVSTEDALLQQLAESVLKIDCASELRVHLANSLPLPSNANRPRIDLIVFVINLHSKYSLQKVEESLNHVDSSFFLGKVCFLVTGAGRESHCSVHQNTVMKLAHTYRSPLLFCDLQVESFRAAMAQRLVRVLQVCAGHVPGISALNLLSLLRSPENPPSKEL from the exons ATGTCAGTGCTGAGGCCGATGGACAAGCTGCCCGACCTAAACAGGGCTACCATCTTG CTGGTGAGCACGGAGGATGCGCTTCTGCAGCAGCTGGCGGAGTCGGTGCTCAAAATCGACTGTGCGTCCGAGCTGAGGGT CCACTTGGCCAACTCCCTGCCTTTGCCCTCCAATGCGAATCGGCCCCGAATTGACCTGATTGTGTTTGTGATTAACCTTCACAGCAAATACAG CCTCCAGAAAGTGGAGGAGTCTCTGAACCATGTGGACAGCAGCTTCTTCCTGGGAAAAGTGTGCTTCCTTGTCACAGGAG CTGGACGGGAAAGCCACTGCAGCGTCCACCAGAACACAGTTATGAAACTGGCCCATACCTACCGAAGCCCCCTGCTCTTCTGTGATTTACAG GTGGAGAGCTTTCGAGCTGCCATGGCACAGCGCCTGGTGCGTGTGCTGCAGGTCTGCGCTGGCCACGTGCCGGGTATCTCAGCGCTGAACCTGCTGTCCTTGCTAAGGAGCCCCGAGAACCCCCCATCCAAGGAGCTGTGA